From the Moraxella sp. FZFQ2102 genome, the window GATGTTCTCAGCTTCATCAGCGATGATTTTGCGGGGAGTTTTCTCAGCATAAATGATCAGTAGCGCACCGACAATCAGCATCGTCGCCACCACCAACGGATGAAACAGCACAGCCGTGATGGTATCAGCAAAAGTAAAGCCCACAAGCATCACAGGAATGGTCGCAACAATCAAGGCAAGACCCAGTTGGCGAGGCTTGGCAAGGCCTTCTGCCTTGCCGGTCAATAGCCCCATGAATGAATTCCACAGTCTGCCCCAGTAGTCATAAATGACCGCCAAAATCGCCCCAAGCTGAATAAAGACGATGAACAGATTGCGAAATTCACCGCTCAAAAAATTCATCACATCGGCTGATAAAATCAAATAGCCAGTGCTAGAAATCGGCAAAAATTCTGCAATGCCTTCAACAATACCCATGATGACGGCTTTGATAATCAGTAAAATATCCATAGTACAACCTAAGAAAAATAAAAAGACGGCGTATTGTACA encodes:
- a CDS encoding undecaprenyl-diphosphate phosphatase, with amino-acid sequence MDILLIIKAVIMGIVEGIAEFLPISSTGYLILSADVMNFLSGEFRNLFIVFIQLGAILAVIYDYWGRLWNSFMGLLTGKAEGLAKPRQLGLALIVATIPVMLVGFTFADTITAVLFHPLVVATMLIVGALLIIYAEKTPRKIIADEAENISFKTALYIGLCQCLALIPGTSRSGATIIGALLLGTSRKAATEFSFFLGIPVIIGAALLDLIKHKDALQTGSDWAILGIGTLVSFIVALLCIRLMVAWVSKKDFMIFAWLRIITGVIVLIAFFGFGYQIQG